Proteins encoded by one window of Chryseobacterium aquaeductus:
- a CDS encoding zinc-dependent alcohol dehydrogenase gives MKAAVFHSPGKITCDTVDDPKIEDQNDIILRVTSTAICGSDLHMYSGGIPQPRPMVMGHEFMGIVEEVGKNIHHLQAGDRVVVPFPIACGGCFFCENDLPSGCENSNVENYGPEGGLATEKGGGMFGYTDLYGGYSGGQAQYVRVPYANFGPRKVADSLTDEQVLFLTDIFPTGYTGVMWADLKGGETVAIFGAGPVGSMAAKSAILHNAKKVIVIDTLQYRLDQIKNLTGCDTILWDSDKQTVEEIRRMTNGRGADLCIEAVGFEPERNLVDKAKALVNFEKGSIKVLDACMSGVRRGGFVSVLGVYPMNYDNFRVGQLFDKGITLKAGQSPVHAIIDKLMKYVENGQVKLDDIITHRLSLNDVAKGYELFDKKEDGCVKVVLDPWK, from the coding sequence ATGAAAGCAGCAGTTTTTCATTCGCCGGGTAAAATTACCTGCGATACAGTAGATGATCCGAAAATTGAAGATCAAAACGACATTATTTTACGGGTAACTTCCACCGCAATATGCGGCAGCGATCTCCACATGTATTCAGGAGGAATTCCACAACCGCGTCCTATGGTTATGGGACACGAGTTTATGGGAATCGTTGAAGAAGTAGGAAAAAATATTCACCATCTTCAGGCAGGTGATCGAGTAGTGGTTCCGTTTCCTATAGCCTGCGGAGGTTGCTTTTTCTGCGAAAATGATCTGCCTTCCGGCTGTGAGAATTCTAATGTAGAAAACTACGGTCCCGAAGGTGGTCTGGCAACAGAAAAAGGTGGAGGAATGTTCGGTTACACTGATCTTTATGGTGGATATAGTGGCGGACAAGCTCAATACGTGAGAGTACCTTATGCCAATTTTGGACCTAGAAAAGTTGCAGATTCTTTAACGGACGAACAAGTTTTATTTCTTACCGACATTTTTCCTACCGGATACACCGGAGTAATGTGGGCAGATCTGAAAGGTGGAGAAACGGTTGCAATTTTTGGCGCAGGTCCGGTAGGATCGATGGCTGCAAAAAGCGCAATTTTGCACAACGCAAAAAAAGTAATCGTCATCGATACGCTTCAGTATCGATTGGATCAGATTAAAAATCTTACAGGATGCGACACCATTCTTTGGGATAGTGACAAGCAAACCGTGGAGGAAATCAGAAGAATGACCAATGGCAGAGGAGCAGATTTGTGTATTGAAGCAGTAGGTTTCGAGCCTGAAAGAAATTTAGTCGACAAAGCGAAAGCACTGGTCAATTTCGAAAAAGGTTCTATTAAAGTGTTAGATGCGTGTATGAGCGGAGTTCGCCGTGGAGGGTTTGTTTCGGTTTTAGGTGTATATCCTATGAATTATGATAACTTCCGTGTGGGTCAGCTTTTTGACAAAGGAATTACACTGAAGGCTGGCCAGTCTCCTGTACACGCAATTATCGACAAATTAATGAAATATGTTGAGAATGGTCAGGTGAAACTTGACGACATTATCACGCACCGACTTTCGCTCAATGATGTTGCAAAAGGGTATGAACTTTTTGATAAGAAAGAAGACGGCTGTGTAAAAGTAGTACTAGATCCTTGGAAATAA
- a CDS encoding NAD(P)/FAD-dependent oxidoreductase, whose protein sequence is MKKHIIIIGGGFAGLHIIKSLKNDPAFKITLVDKNNYHFFPPLIYQVATSFIQASNISYPFRKLIANYKNIHFHMGSLLKVNPEMKTIETDTGDLTYDYLVLALGTESNFFGMENVQKCALPMKNIEEALYLRNHMLLNLEEAARNKDIKSAQRLQNVVIAGGGPTGVELAGMLAEMGKYIAEKEYPEIKLSLSSIYLIDALPSLLSPMSKMAQETAYNKLKKLGVKIHLSVSVKDYVDNKVLLSDGNAIETETLIWTSGVIGREVPGLPSESISKGKRILVDAFNKVNHVENIYALGDICLQFSDENFPKGHPQLAQVAIQQGKNLGANFKRMENSEKLKPFKYNDKGSMAIISKFNAVVDLPKFSFNGFIAWLTWLFIHVIPLVSFRSKFRLVLDWFRLFITNNPSIRLILYPKKNASNR, encoded by the coding sequence ATGAAAAAACATATCATTATCATCGGTGGCGGCTTCGCAGGTTTGCATATCATTAAGTCTCTCAAAAATGACCCTGCATTCAAAATTACATTGGTGGACAAAAACAATTATCATTTTTTTCCACCTTTGATCTATCAGGTAGCGACATCATTTATACAGGCTTCCAACATCAGCTATCCATTCAGAAAACTGATTGCCAATTACAAGAATATCCATTTTCACATGGGAAGTCTTTTGAAGGTAAATCCCGAAATGAAAACGATAGAAACTGATACCGGAGATCTCACTTATGATTATTTGGTTTTGGCATTGGGAACTGAATCTAATTTTTTTGGTATGGAAAATGTGCAGAAATGCGCTCTTCCCATGAAAAATATAGAAGAAGCTTTGTATCTGAGAAATCACATGCTACTCAATCTGGAAGAAGCAGCAAGAAATAAAGATATAAAATCTGCCCAACGTCTTCAAAATGTAGTAATTGCAGGCGGTGGTCCTACCGGAGTTGAGCTTGCAGGAATGCTTGCAGAAATGGGAAAATATATCGCGGAAAAAGAATATCCCGAAATAAAACTAAGTCTATCTAGCATTTATCTGATCGATGCTTTGCCATCTCTACTTTCACCCATGAGCAAGATGGCGCAGGAAACTGCTTATAATAAATTGAAAAAATTAGGTGTAAAAATTCATCTGAGTGTTTCTGTGAAAGATTATGTGGACAATAAAGTTCTTCTCTCAGACGGAAATGCTATAGAAACGGAAACCTTGATCTGGACGTCTGGCGTTATAGGCAGAGAAGTTCCGGGGCTTCCTTCGGAAAGTATCAGCAAAGGGAAAAGAATTCTAGTTGATGCTTTTAATAAAGTAAATCACGTAGAAAACATCTACGCCTTAGGCGATATTTGTCTGCAATTTTCTGACGAAAACTTCCCAAAAGGACATCCGCAGCTCGCACAAGTAGCGATACAGCAGGGAAAAAATCTGGGTGCTAATTTTAAAAGGATGGAAAACTCTGAAAAGCTGAAACCATTTAAATATAATGATAAAGGCAGCATGGCAATTATTTCTAAATTTAATGCTGTTGTAGACCTTCCAAAATTTTCGTTCAACGGATTTATTGCGTGGCTAACATGGCTGTTTATTCACGTGATTCCGCTGGTTAGTTTCAGAAGCAAATTCCGTCTTGTGTTGGATTGGTTTAGACTTTTTATAACCAATAATCCCTCTATCCGTCTTATTTTATACCCAAAAAAGAATGCCAGTAATAGGTAG
- a CDS encoding PA2169 family four-helix-bundle protein — METEKTVSVLNDLLQITNDRIAGFEKVEGKVWEKYPEIKDEYDRMISQSKMMKNELINLITEKNGTPHDSPSVAGSLHRTWIDIKNSFTIGTIEESTLSNVVFGEKAAMEAYQNALNSGDLCPKSFDLVTEQLNSLKLSYNQFRKIEEYKNN; from the coding sequence ATGGAAACCGAAAAAACTGTATCAGTGCTAAACGATTTATTGCAGATTACTAATGATCGTATCGCTGGATTTGAAAAAGTGGAAGGCAAAGTCTGGGAAAAATATCCCGAAATCAAAGATGAGTACGACCGAATGATTTCTCAGTCTAAAATGATGAAAAATGAACTGATCAATCTCATCACCGAGAAGAACGGAACACCTCACGATTCCCCATCTGTTGCTGGTTCTCTTCACAGAACATGGATCGACATCAAAAATTCTTTTACCATCGGCACCATCGAAGAATCTACTTTATCAAATGTGGTCTTCGGAGAAAAGGCTGCAATGGAAGCTTACCAAAATGCTCTAAACAGCGGAGATCTGTGCCCGAAAAGTTTTGATCTTGTAACAGAACAGCTGAATAGTCTGAAGCTTTCTTATAATCAGTTTAGGAAGATTGAGGAATACAAAAACAACTAA
- a CDS encoding Crp/Fnr family transcriptional regulator, producing the protein MLVDIDLLASYGGVTENYSPSQFVFEEGSKPKYYYQIVSGTVKLNHTDEDAKELIQSILNNGQSVCELLLFIEEIYPVNAVAISECSIIKVPKTNFLRLLEENRQSDVDVRRYIAERLYHKFIMMQNNASKHPHIRIKGILTYFKSFSEDQSPYSYEVPLTRQQLAAITGLRIETVIRSVKKMEAANLLKIINRKIFF; encoded by the coding sequence ATGCTAGTTGATATTGATTTGCTCGCGTCGTATGGCGGAGTTACAGAAAATTACAGTCCTTCTCAATTCGTTTTCGAGGAAGGAAGTAAGCCCAAGTATTATTACCAGATAGTGTCTGGAACCGTGAAGCTGAATCATACGGATGAGGACGCTAAAGAGTTGATTCAAAGCATTTTAAATAATGGTCAAAGTGTTTGTGAACTTCTACTTTTTATCGAAGAAATTTATCCTGTGAATGCAGTAGCTATTTCAGAATGTTCTATTATAAAAGTTCCGAAAACCAATTTTTTACGACTTCTTGAAGAAAATCGCCAGTCTGATGTTGACGTGAGAAGATATATTGCAGAGCGACTTTATCATAAATTTATTATGATGCAGAATAATGCATCTAAGCATCCTCATATTAGAATCAAAGGAATTTTGACATATTTCAAAAGTTTTAGTGAAGATCAAAGTCCTTACTCGTATGAAGTTCCTCTTACGAGACAGCAATTAGCAGCAATTACAGGTCTGCGTATTGAAACTGTAATAAGATCTGTAAAAAAAATGGAGGCTGCAAATTTGCTTAAAATTATCAACAGAAAGATTTTCTTTTAA